From Acidobacteriota bacterium, a single genomic window includes:
- a CDS encoding Arc family DNA-binding protein: MATTLTLKNIPDELYRRLKESAESNRRSLNSEVIVRLESVLVPGRMTVGERLSRARALRAALPEVKFGSKEIDAFKREGRK, translated from the coding sequence ATGGCTACGACTTTGACCTTGAAGAACATTCCTGACGAACTGTACAGGCGACTCAAGGAATCGGCGGAAAGCAATCGGCGAAGTTTGAACAGCGAAGTGATCGTGCGTCTTGAATCGGTCCTGGTTCCCGGTCGGATGACGGTTGGCGAACGTTTGTCGAGGGCACGTGCGCTTCGCGCAGCGTTGCCGGAAGTTAAATTCGGGTCGAAGGAAATCGATGCATTCAAACGCGAGGGCCGAAAGTGA
- a CDS encoding methylmalonyl-CoA mutase family protein, with product MAERREKFETSSGIELPNDFNPSNSDFDYERDLGNAGEFPYTRGVRRNMYRGRFWTMRQYAGFATAEDSNRRYKYLLSQGTTGLSVAFDLPTQIGLDSDDPLAGGEVGKVGVAIDSLDDMLTLFDGIPLDQVSTSMTINATASTLLCLYLSVARKQNVAFDKVNGTIQNDILKEYIARGTYIYPPKPSLRLITDIFSYCANEVPNWNTISISGYHIREAGSTAAQEIAFTLADAICYVESAINVGLKVDDFAPRLSFFFNSHLNLLEEVAKFRAARRLWARIMRDRFGAKDPKSLMLRFHTQTAGSTLTAQQPEVNIVRTTIQALAAVLGGTQSLHTNSMDEALSLPTEAAARIALRTQQVIAYESGAADIVDALAGSYAIEELTNQLEAKAVDYIGKIDVMGGMLKAIENGFPQHEIQDAAYQYQKAVEGESAIVVGVNKFHIDEDHAIPILKVDEKIERAQVERLRAVREKRDKVKADNALAKIEEAARGDENLLPRILEAVESYVTVGEISHRLRKVWGEYREAVTV from the coding sequence ATGGCTGAACGACGCGAGAAATTCGAGACTTCTTCGGGCATCGAACTGCCCAACGACTTTAATCCTTCCAACAGCGATTTCGACTACGAACGCGATCTGGGCAACGCGGGCGAATTCCCGTACACGCGCGGCGTTCGGCGGAATATGTACCGCGGTCGCTTCTGGACGATGCGCCAGTACGCCGGGTTTGCGACCGCCGAAGATTCGAACAGGCGATACAAGTATTTGCTCTCGCAGGGGACCACCGGACTTTCGGTGGCGTTCGATCTGCCGACACAGATCGGGCTCGATTCGGACGATCCGCTCGCCGGCGGCGAGGTCGGAAAGGTGGGCGTCGCCATCGATTCGCTCGACGATATGCTCACGCTTTTCGACGGGATTCCGCTCGATCAGGTTTCGACGTCGATGACGATCAACGCCACGGCCTCGACGCTCTTGTGCCTTTATCTTTCGGTCGCGCGGAAACAGAACGTCGCCTTCGACAAGGTCAACGGCACGATCCAGAACGACATTTTGAAAGAATACATCGCGCGCGGAACCTACATTTATCCGCCGAAACCATCGCTCAGACTGATCACCGACATCTTTTCGTATTGCGCGAACGAGGTTCCGAACTGGAACACGATATCGATCTCGGGCTATCACATCCGCGAGGCGGGATCGACGGCTGCGCAGGAGATCGCGTTCACGCTTGCGGATGCGATCTGTTATGTCGAATCGGCGATCAACGTCGGTTTGAAGGTCGATGATTTCGCGCCCCGTTTGTCGTTCTTTTTCAATTCGCACCTCAACCTGTTGGAAGAGGTCGCGAAGTTCCGCGCGGCGCGCCGGCTATGGGCGCGGATAATGCGCGATCGTTTCGGAGCAAAGGATCCCAAGTCATTGATGCTCAGGTTTCACACCCAGACGGCCGGTTCGACTCTGACGGCGCAGCAACCCGAGGTCAACATCGTGCGGACGACGATCCAGGCGCTCGCCGCGGTGCTCGGCGGAACGCAGAGCCTGCACACGAATTCGATGGATGAAGCGCTTTCGCTACCGACCGAAGCGGCAGCGCGGATCGCGCTCAGGACACAGCAGGTAATCGCCTACGAATCGGGCGCAGCGGACATCGTCGACGCGCTCGCCGGTTCGTACGCGATCGAGGAACTGACCAATCAGCTCGAAGCGAAGGCGGTCGATTACATCGGGAAGATCGATGTGATGGGAGGGATGCTCAAGGCGATCGAGAACGGATTTCCGCAACACGAGATCCAGGACGCGGCGTATCAATATCAAAAGGCGGTCGAGGGTGAGTCGGCAATCGTCGTCGGCGTCAACAAGTTCCACATCGACGAGGACCACGCGATACCGATCCTCAAAGTTGACGAGAAGATCGAACGTGCACAGGTCGAACGCCTCCGCGCCGTCCGCGAAAAGCGCGATAAAGTGAAAGCTGACAATGCTTTGGCGAAGATCGAGGAAGCCGCGCGAGGCGATGAGAATCTGCTTCCGAGGATATTGGAGGCGGTTGAATCATACGTGACCGTCGGCGAGATCTCGCACCGTTTACGGAAAGTCTGGGGCGAATATCGGGAAGCCGTGACGGTTTAG
- a CDS encoding VCBS repeat-containing protein: MRKETFIRWSIFWAFVLAAFGQNAFGGALLTVNSPAISNVCDDKLSLGEAAQLARGGGNMRSITDGEKAQISGASWVLAISPPPCAAFGWVPVNGIGASFADDIVFTNDVGTLFGLTILGKNDDVDGLKPNGGRVVLDGMGLVAPNFGITIETESGSQVRNLVIQNFPTAGIFAQALNGAKFEGLEIRNNAGAGISIGFAGGTTNKNSRNVTIGGDQPQHRNKIYANGGDGIFISASPSFDRFPDEGIFIMNNLIGTSDGVTDNGNAGNGISLSNAFGVIIGDLNGLTRNIISGNNNDGITLDGAGAISNLIVGNFIGTTESSGAPLGNGASGVALLNAAGSMTDFISSGPNKIGMPGLGNVISANGFGVFIGDSNTSKNLVQGNLIGTNVGGNTDLGNALDGVLVGAGTFDNTIGGTGANEGNLIAFNRNGIYSDGGIRNGFRRNRIFSNDNLGIELTPVGVTPNDPGDGDSGPNNLQNYPVITFVRSLSASVAIEGTFNSAPNQTFTLEFFGNSSADASGFGEGRNFLGTAQVTTNGTGNATFSLNFGVTSATTSNWVSATATDSVNNTSEFSAARNICADMRFSPTSILAPVGGISSNFVYLNSTGCAAPTATGNTAWVTVNSVLGGQVNYTVAANTGPPRDALINVLYNNGTGQSTASFQVSQNNGCAYSINPSTQNFTGPGGGGSTNVTPTNSACGWSSVSNAPSWITITGGVSGTGNGTVSFTVAPNNTGVQRIGTINAAGQTLTINQSAVFGRAPFDFDGDARTDISIFRPSNGQWWLNRSTAGTIVYTFGNSSDRLTPGDFTGDGKTDVAIFRPSTGEWFVLRSENSTFYSFPFGVNGDVPVPGDYDGDGKTDAAVFRPGNSTWYVQRSTGGTTNVQFGSSGDRPVASDYDGDGKTDIAIFRPASGQWWLNRSTLGVIAVTFGASTDKQVPGDYTGDGKSDVALWRPSTGEWFVLRSENFTYYSSQFGANGDVPVPGDYDGDGRFDTAVFRPSNLTWYLQRSTAGVLIQAFGAASDTAVPAAFVP; encoded by the coding sequence ATGAGAAAGGAAACGTTTATCAGGTGGAGTATCTTTTGGGCCTTCGTTTTGGCGGCTTTCGGTCAGAACGCCTTCGGCGGCGCGTTATTGACGGTCAACTCGCCGGCGATCAGCAATGTCTGTGACGACAAGCTGAGCCTCGGCGAAGCGGCACAACTCGCGCGCGGCGGCGGGAATATGCGATCGATCACGGACGGTGAAAAAGCGCAGATCTCCGGCGCCAGCTGGGTTCTTGCTATCTCGCCGCCGCCGTGCGCCGCGTTCGGCTGGGTGCCGGTCAACGGCATCGGTGCGAGTTTTGCGGACGACATCGTCTTCACCAACGATGTCGGAACCTTGTTCGGGCTGACCATACTCGGCAAGAACGACGACGTCGACGGCCTGAAGCCCAACGGCGGGCGGGTCGTTCTCGACGGGATGGGCCTGGTCGCTCCAAACTTCGGCATCACGATCGAAACCGAGTCCGGATCGCAGGTCAGAAATCTGGTCATCCAAAACTTCCCGACTGCGGGAATCTTCGCGCAAGCCCTGAACGGCGCGAAATTCGAGGGGCTCGAGATCCGCAACAACGCCGGCGCCGGAATCAGTATAGGGTTCGCCGGCGGGACGACGAACAAGAACAGCCGCAATGTCACGATCGGCGGCGACCAGCCCCAGCACCGAAATAAGATCTATGCCAACGGAGGCGACGGCATCTTCATATCCGCGTCACCGAGCTTCGACCGATTTCCGGACGAAGGAATCTTCATAATGAACAATCTCATTGGCACGAGCGACGGGGTTACCGACAACGGCAACGCCGGAAACGGGATAAGTTTGTCGAATGCGTTCGGCGTGATAATCGGAGATCTCAACGGTTTGACGCGCAACATTATCAGCGGCAACAACAACGACGGGATAACTCTCGATGGAGCCGGCGCGATCAGCAACCTCATTGTCGGGAATTTCATCGGAACGACCGAAAGCAGCGGCGCTCCGCTCGGCAACGGCGCCAGCGGCGTCGCGCTTTTGAACGCCGCCGGCAGTATGACCGACTTCATCAGCAGCGGGCCCAACAAGATCGGAATGCCGGGCCTCGGCAATGTCATCAGCGCAAACGGGTTCGGCGTCTTTATCGGCGATTCAAACACCTCGAAGAACCTGGTGCAGGGAAATCTGATCGGGACAAATGTCGGCGGCAACACCGATCTCGGGAACGCGCTCGACGGGGTCTTGGTCGGCGCCGGCACCTTCGACAACACCATCGGTGGCACCGGCGCGAACGAGGGGAACCTGATCGCCTTCAACCGCAACGGCATCTATTCCGATGGCGGAATCCGGAACGGCTTTCGCCGAAACCGGATCTTCTCCAACGACAACCTTGGCATTGAACTGACGCCGGTCGGAGTGACGCCGAACGATCCGGGCGACGGCGACTCTGGCCCGAACAACCTTCAAAACTATCCGGTCATCACGTTCGTCCGATCATTGTCGGCGTCGGTTGCGATCGAAGGCACGTTCAACAGCGCGCCGAACCAGACATTCACGTTGGAGTTCTTCGGAAACTCATCGGCCGATGCGTCAGGATTCGGCGAGGGCCGGAATTTTCTCGGCACTGCACAGGTCACGACCAACGGCACCGGCAATGCGACGTTCAGCCTGAATTTCGGAGTCACTTCGGCGACGACTTCGAACTGGGTCTCCGCGACGGCGACCGATTCGGTCAACAATACCTCGGAATTTTCGGCGGCACGGAACATCTGCGCTGATATGAGGTTCAGTCCGACCTCGATACTCGCGCCGGTCGGCGGAATCAGCTCGAATTTTGTCTATCTGAACTCGACGGGCTGCGCGGCACCGACGGCTACCGGCAATACAGCCTGGGTTACGGTAAACAGCGTTCTCGGAGGACAGGTGAACTATACCGTCGCCGCGAACACGGGACCGCCCCGCGACGCGCTGATCAACGTTCTTTACAACAACGGAACGGGCCAGAGCACGGCAAGTTTTCAGGTTTCGCAAAACAATGGCTGCGCTTATTCGATCAATCCTTCGACCCAGAATTTCACTGGCCCGGGCGGCGGTGGCAGCACGAATGTGACGCCCACGAACAGCGCCTGCGGGTGGAGTTCGGTAAGCAACGCCCCGAGTTGGATCACGATCACCGGAGGGGTAAGCGGGACGGGCAACGGAACGGTCAGCTTCACGGTCGCGCCCAACAACACCGGGGTTCAGCGCATCGGAACGATCAACGCCGCCGGCCAAACACTGACGATCAATCAATCGGCGGTGTTCGGAAGGGCACCATTTGATTTTGACGGTGACGCTCGCACCGATATTTCAATCTTTCGTCCGTCCAATGGTCAGTGGTGGCTGAACCGGAGCACCGCCGGGACGATAGTCTACACGTTCGGAAACTCGAGCGACCGGCTGACGCCCGGCGATTTTACCGGCGACGGGAAGACCGACGTCGCGATCTTCCGTCCATCGACGGGCGAATGGTTCGTGCTTCGAAGCGAGAACTCGACGTTCTACAGTTTTCCGTTCGGTGTGAACGGCGACGTGCCGGTTCCGGGCGATTATGACGGGGACGGAAAGACCGATGCCGCCGTCTTCCGCCCCGGCAATTCGACCTGGTATGTTCAACGTTCGACCGGCGGTACGACGAACGTGCAGTTCGGCAGTTCCGGTGACCGTCCGGTCGCGAGCGACTATGACGGCGACGGGAAGACCGACATCGCGATCTTCCGTCCGGCAAGCGGACAATGGTGGCTCAACCGGTCAACCTTGGGCGTTATCGCCGTCACGTTCGGGGCTTCGACCGATAAGCAAGTGCCGGGAGATTATACCGGCGACGGCAAGTCCGACGTCGCGCTCTGGCGACCTTCGACGGGCGAGTGGTTCGTTCTTCGGAGCGAGAATTTCACATATTATTCGTCCCAATTCGGTGCAAACGGCGATGTTCCGGTGCCGGGCGATTACGATGGCGACGGTCGGTTCGATACAGCGGTGTTCAGGCCCTCGAATTTAACCTGGTATCTCCAGCGGTCGACGGCGGGAGTGTTGATACAGGCATTCGGAGCTGCTTCGGATACGGCGGTTCCGGCGGCGTTCGTGCCTTAG
- a CDS encoding winged helix-turn-helix domain-containing protein — MKKQGLYEFGEFRLDSIEKRLTRNGETIRIQPKAFDLLSLLVQNQGHLKTKDEILREVWSDTVVEENNLSINIHALRKLLGDAGKSIETVPRRGYRFKGEVREINIGNFAVEQNISNITVRQTATPTVIDGTSVINQQTVVFTEDAASQVADKLHQRIRRHNLRLIGAVLLALSLAGIAYYFLRPNRRTTGVPFPSNVVLDSQVRTIAVLPFKNLTKERRDDALSIGLTDSLITKMGSMKRIAVRPTSAVLPFADGASPRAMSEKLHVSSVLEGTVQRIGNRLRVSVQLVAMPENKVLWARSLEEDSTDLLKIQESIAVQIASSLLENLTLEERTQLARNGTDSPEAFQLYLQGRYLLSRRTVDDLRKSIDAFEQAASKDPSFGLAHAGRADAYQLLAEYGGMPASEAFENSRQASSRALEINPDSAEARTSLAYTLAFYDWNWSEAESEFRLAISRNPNYPTAHQWFGEYLTTFGRFDEALVEIRRAEELDPTSAIIQTDIAAIYYLTRRFDRAVEQSDRVLEANPSFPYALSYRWISLEQTGQLEKAHESLAALDALFTPPAANARSSEAFRNGGWRGLWQLKYDLTKEPQFEGLWNNYVKAMSALRVGEYGEVFSLLEKAAVSRERWFVNLKFDPQWDPIRTDPRFAELIRRANLEP; from the coding sequence TTGAAAAAACAAGGTTTGTATGAGTTCGGCGAATTTCGGCTCGATTCGATCGAGAAGCGTTTGACGCGAAACGGGGAGACGATCCGCATTCAGCCGAAAGCTTTCGATCTGCTTTCTCTTCTGGTCCAAAATCAGGGGCATCTCAAAACCAAGGACGAGATCCTGCGGGAAGTATGGTCCGACACGGTTGTTGAAGAAAACAACTTGTCAATCAACATCCACGCTCTCCGGAAACTGCTCGGGGATGCCGGCAAGTCGATCGAGACCGTTCCGCGGCGCGGCTATCGCTTCAAAGGCGAAGTGCGGGAGATAAACATCGGGAACTTCGCCGTTGAACAGAACATCTCGAACATCACCGTGCGGCAAACGGCGACCCCCACCGTCATCGACGGCACATCGGTCATCAACCAGCAAACCGTCGTTTTTACTGAGGACGCCGCTTCGCAAGTGGCGGACAAACTGCATCAGAGAATACGGCGCCACAATCTGCGCCTCATCGGCGCGGTTCTCCTGGCTCTCTCACTCGCGGGCATTGCGTATTATTTCCTGCGCCCGAACCGGCGCACAACCGGGGTCCCGTTTCCGTCGAATGTTGTTCTTGATTCGCAGGTCCGGACGATCGCTGTGCTCCCATTCAAAAATCTGACGAAGGAACGACGAGACGACGCTCTGTCGATCGGTTTGACGGATTCGCTGATCACGAAAATGGGGTCGATGAAACGGATTGCGGTCCGCCCAACAAGCGCTGTCTTGCCATTTGCCGATGGGGCCTCACCGCGGGCGATGAGCGAAAAACTGCACGTCAGCAGCGTCCTGGAGGGAACGGTTCAGCGGATTGGGAATCGATTGAGGGTTTCGGTTCAACTGGTTGCGATGCCCGAAAACAAGGTTCTTTGGGCAAGAAGTCTGGAGGAAGACTCGACCGACCTGCTGAAGATTCAAGAGTCGATCGCCGTTCAGATCGCAAGTTCCTTACTCGAAAACCTCACGCTTGAGGAACGAACTCAGCTCGCGCGGAACGGGACAGATAGTCCTGAAGCGTTTCAACTGTATCTTCAGGGTCGGTACCTTCTAAGCCGCCGAACCGTCGACGACTTGAGAAAGAGCATCGACGCGTTCGAACAGGCGGCGAGCAAGGACCCGTCGTTTGGGCTCGCCCACGCCGGACGTGCCGACGCCTATCAACTCCTGGCGGAGTACGGGGGAATGCCGGCTTCTGAAGCCTTTGAGAATTCACGGCAAGCGAGCAGCAGGGCACTCGAGATCAATCCGGACTCAGCAGAAGCGCGGACGAGTTTGGCATATACGCTTGCCTTTTACGATTGGAATTGGTCAGAAGCTGAAAGCGAATTTAGGTTGGCGATTTCGCGAAATCCGAATTATCCCACTGCGCACCAGTGGTTTGGCGAATATCTCACGACGTTTGGAAGATTCGATGAGGCTTTGGTTGAGATCCGCAGGGCGGAAGAACTCGATCCCACCTCGGCGATCATTCAGACCGACATCGCTGCGATCTACTATCTTACGCGCCGTTTCGACCGGGCCGTGGAACAATCAGACCGAGTCCTTGAGGCCAACCCGTCATTCCCGTACGCCTTGTCATACCGGTGGATCTCGCTCGAACAGACGGGTCAGCTGGAAAAGGCGCACGAATCGCTGGCCGCGCTCGATGCATTGTTTACTCCGCCGGCGGCCAACGCCCGTTCGAGCGAGGCGTTTCGGAATGGAGGCTGGCGGGGATTGTGGCAACTTAAATACGATTTGACAAAAGAACCGCAGTTCGAAGGGCTTTGGAACAACTATGTCAAGGCAATGTCGGCTTTGCGGGTCGGTGAATATGGCGAGGTCTTTTCTTTACTCGAAAAGGCGGCGGTTTCGCGCGAACGTTGGTTTGTCAATCTGAAATTTGACCCTCAGTGGGATCCGATCCGTACCGACCCGCGCTTCGCCGAATTGATCCGGCGGGCAAATCTGGAACCATAG
- a CDS encoding type II toxin-antitoxin system VapC family toxin has translation MIVVDSNIIAYLYLPGDFTEKTESLLESDADWAAPLLWRSEFRNILAGYLRRKTLTFQAACELQLEAEGLLAGNEYEVDSRLLLELVRESDCSAYDCEFAALAISLGVNLVTMDAKILKAFPKLAVPISKT, from the coding sequence GTGATCGTTGTCGACAGTAATATCATTGCTTACCTCTACCTGCCCGGCGACTTCACCGAGAAGACAGAGTCGTTGCTCGAAAGCGACGCCGACTGGGCCGCGCCTTTGCTATGGCGTAGTGAATTCCGCAATATTCTCGCTGGCTATTTGCGTCGCAAGACGCTTACGTTTCAAGCCGCATGCGAATTGCAGCTGGAGGCAGAAGGCCTTTTGGCCGGCAACGAATACGAGGTGGACTCGCGCCTTTTGCTTGAACTTGTTCGCGAAAGCGACTGTTCCGCATACGACTGTGAGTTCGCAGCATTGGCGATATCGCTTGGCGTTAACCTCGTAACGATGGATGCGAAAATTCTGAAGGCATTTCCCAAACTCGCAGTTCCTATTAGTAAAACGTAG
- a CDS encoding phosphatidate cytidylyltransferase: MNSRLITAIIALPVLIVSIILPYLLPQTPAASGLFLVIAGLALGAGLFEFFTLTKKLELKADPSIAYLGAAALFVAYVFDAPAKMPDMLIMTVVLFMIVVLVSQTFRFRVDFSKMLTGVGVTVLGVLYIAFLGGFIVAMRAGFTESVVPHLSSKLLGFFFLIVMGADTGAYYVGKNFGKHKLAPKVSPGKTWEGVVGGLVLSAALAAIASATFFPELPYKISVPLACAMSIVGLFGDLAESAIKRGAGAKDAANILPGHGGLLDRLDSLLFNAPILYYFARFYF, translated from the coding sequence ATGAATTCACGTTTAATCACCGCGATCATCGCCCTGCCGGTCTTGATCGTCTCGATCATCCTTCCGTATTTGTTGCCGCAAACACCGGCGGCAAGCGGTCTCTTTCTGGTTATCGCCGGCCTCGCGCTCGGTGCGGGGCTTTTTGAGTTCTTTACGCTGACCAAGAAACTCGAGCTCAAGGCCGACCCTTCGATCGCATACTTGGGTGCCGCGGCGTTGTTCGTCGCGTACGTTTTCGACGCGCCGGCGAAGATGCCGGATATGCTCATTATGACGGTCGTTTTGTTTATGATCGTCGTCCTCGTATCGCAGACGTTTCGTTTCCGGGTCGACTTCTCAAAGATGCTGACCGGCGTCGGCGTGACCGTCCTCGGAGTTTTGTACATTGCTTTTTTGGGCGGATTCATCGTCGCAATGCGCGCCGGTTTCACCGAATCGGTCGTGCCGCACCTGTCATCGAAGCTGCTCGGGTTCTTCTTCCTGATCGTGATGGGCGCCGATACCGGCGCTTATTATGTCGGCAAGAACTTCGGCAAACACAAACTCGCGCCAAAGGTTTCACCGGGAAAAACCTGGGAGGGCGTCGTCGGCGGGCTGGTCCTGAGCGCCGCGTTAGCCGCGATCGCCTCGGCGACGTTTTTCCCGGAACTTCCGTACAAGATCTCTGTCCCGCTCGCCTGTGCGATGAGCATCGTCGGACTGTTCGGCGATCTCGCAGAAAGTGCGATCAAACGCGGCGCCGGAGCAAAAGACGCAGCGAATATCCTGCCCGGTCACGGCGGCTTGCTCGATCGTCTGGACAGCCTTTTGTTCAACGCGCCGATCTTGTACTATTTCGCCCGATTCTATTTTTAG
- a CDS encoding isoprenyl transferase, translating to MHKNFVKVIEPDSEEAKLLERIDFARLPKHIAIIMDGNGRWAKMRGKPRIFGHREGAESVRAILDTCARLEIDAVTLYAFSTENWKRPEDEVSGLMQMLKLYLKKELGAVHKNNIRFQAIGNIAGLAPDVRAALKAGEAKTASNTGTILSVALNYGGRAEIAEAARRAARQVIARGDSIDDLTEDDIERNLYTEGLPEVDLLVRTSGEFRISNFLLWQLAYSEIYVTPTLFPDFRRAEIFKSIIDFQKRERRFGGTG from the coding sequence ATGCATAAGAACTTCGTCAAAGTCATTGAACCAGATTCCGAAGAAGCGAAACTGCTTGAGCGGATTGACTTTGCGCGTTTGCCGAAGCATATCGCGATCATTATGGACGGCAACGGCCGTTGGGCGAAGATGCGCGGAAAGCCGAGAATTTTCGGTCACCGGGAGGGCGCTGAATCGGTCCGCGCGATTCTCGACACCTGTGCGCGTCTTGAGATCGACGCCGTCACGCTTTACGCCTTTTCGACCGAAAACTGGAAGCGGCCGGAGGACGAGGTTTCGGGTTTGATGCAGATGCTCAAGCTCTATTTGAAAAAGGAACTCGGCGCGGTTCACAAGAACAACATTCGGTTTCAGGCGATCGGCAACATCGCCGGGCTCGCTCCGGACGTCCGGGCGGCGCTCAAGGCGGGCGAGGCGAAGACGGCTTCCAACACGGGCACGATCCTGAGCGTCGCGCTCAATTACGGCGGTCGCGCGGAAATTGCCGAGGCGGCGCGCCGTGCCGCCAGGCAGGTGATCGCACGCGGCGATTCGATCGATGACCTGACCGAAGACGATATCGAACGAAATCTTTATACGGAGGGATTGCCGGAAGTCGATCTTCTGGTGCGCACGAGCGGCGAATTTCGGATCTCGAATTTCTTGCTTTGGCAGCTGGCCTACAGCGAGATCTACGTCACGCCGACGCTTTTCCCCGACTTTCGCCGGGCCGAGATATTCAAGTCGATCATCGACTTTCAAAAGCGCGAACGCCGATTCGGGGGAACGGGGTGA
- the aspS gene encoding aspartate--tRNA ligase: protein MFMLDRLGNLERTHSCGELREANVGEKVVLMGWVAKKRDFGVFTFIDLRDRDGVTQIVVSEETDKEAHAKAKIARGEFVIAVIGEVFSRDEGTHNKKLATGDIEVHVNEILILNDAKTLPFELEKAGSQNLASEDLRLKYRYLDLRRPTLAHNIRMRARAVKEIRNYMDDLGFTEIETPILLKSTPEGARDFVVPSRIHSGKFFALPQSPQILKQICMIAGLDKYYQIARCFRDEDLRADRQPEFTQLDVEMSFANQEMVFRVIEGMFNTVLRLIGVELPAQWPRMTYAEAMRRFGSDKPDLRFGMELADLSENLIATDFAPFASVLANKGEIKGLVAKGKADYSRKQLDDLQEFAKRYGAGALAWIKLGETETTSSLLKVLGEAKIEELAATAGAERGDCVLIIAGKKPVVAASLGALRVEVAKRENLIDRTAYKPLLVTEFPMFEHDEGSDQFMAAHHPFTSPMDEDLEMFRTAIEDESQHELLGNVRAKAYDAVINGYECAGGSIRIHQKGIQALNFKALGLTPETARERFGFFLDALEFGTPPHGGFAAGIERTCMILCGTENIRDVMAFPKTASAQDLMMDSPGDVDHHQLDELGIKIV, encoded by the coding sequence ATGTTTATGCTTGATAGATTAGGAAATCTCGAAAGAACACATTCGTGCGGCGAATTGCGCGAGGCGAATGTCGGCGAAAAGGTCGTTTTGATGGGCTGGGTCGCGAAAAAACGCGACTTCGGCGTCTTTACGTTCATCGATCTTCGCGACCGCGACGGCGTGACACAGATCGTCGTCAGCGAAGAAACCGACAAAGAAGCCCACGCAAAGGCGAAGATCGCGCGCGGCGAGTTCGTCATCGCGGTCATCGGCGAGGTCTTCTCGCGCGATGAAGGAACGCATAACAAGAAGCTTGCGACCGGCGACATCGAGGTGCACGTCAACGAAATTCTGATCTTGAACGACGCGAAGACGCTTCCGTTCGAACTCGAAAAGGCCGGGTCCCAGAATCTTGCCTCAGAAGATCTGCGCCTCAAATACCGCTATCTCGACCTGCGCCGTCCGACGCTCGCGCATAACATACGGATGCGCGCACGGGCCGTTAAAGAGATCCGCAACTATATGGATGATCTCGGATTCACCGAGATCGAGACGCCGATCCTTCTGAAGTCGACGCCCGAAGGCGCGCGCGATTTCGTCGTTCCGTCGCGGATCCATTCCGGCAAATTCTTTGCGCTCCCGCAGTCGCCGCAGATCCTCAAACAGATCTGTATGATCGCCGGGCTCGACAAGTATTACCAGATCGCTCGCTGTTTCCGCGACGAGGACCTGCGCGCCGACCGCCAGCCCGAGTTCACGCAACTCGACGTCGAGATGTCGTTCGCCAATCAGGAAATGGTGTTTCGCGTCATCGAGGGAATGTTCAACACGGTATTGCGTCTCATAGGAGTCGAACTTCCCGCGCAATGGCCGCGAATGACGTATGCCGAGGCGATGCGGCGGTTCGGATCGGACAAGCCGGACCTTCGTTTCGGGATGGAACTCGCAGATCTCAGCGAGAATCTAATCGCGACCGATTTCGCGCCGTTCGCGTCAGTTTTGGCAAACAAAGGCGAGATCAAGGGACTGGTCGCCAAAGGCAAGGCCGATTATTCGCGCAAACAGCTCGACGACCTGCAAGAGTTTGCGAAACGCTACGGCGCGGGCGCGTTGGCGTGGATCAAGCTCGGAGAAACGGAAACGACATCGTCGTTGCTGAAGGTTCTCGGCGAAGCGAAGATCGAGGAACTCGCGGCCACCGCGGGTGCCGAAAGAGGCGACTGCGTACTGATCATCGCCGGCAAGAAACCCGTCGTCGCGGCGTCGCTCGGGGCGCTGCGCGTCGAGGTCGCGAAACGCGAGAACCTGATCGACCGGACGGCTTACAAACCGTTGCTTGTGACGGAGTTTCCGATGTTCGAACACGACGAGGGATCGGACCAGTTTATGGCCGCGCACCATCCGTTCACGTCGCCGATGGACGAGGATCTCGAAATGTTCCGGACGGCGATCGAAGACGAATCGCAGCACGAGCTGCTCGGAAACGTCCGCGCAAAGGCGTACGACGCGGTGATCAACGGCTACGAATGCGCCGGCGGCTCGATCCGAATTCATCAGAAAGGGATTCAGGCTCTGAATTTCAAGGCGCTTGGCCTGACTCCGGAAACGGCTCGGGAAAGGTTCGGGTTTTTCCTCGACGCGCTCGAATTCGGCACGCCGCCGCACGGCGGTTTCGCGGCCGGGATCGAACGGACTTGTATGATCCTCTGCGGCACCGAGAACATCCGCGACGTGATGGCGTTCCCGAAAACCGCCTCGGCGCAGGATCTGATGATGGATTCGCCGGGCGACGTCGATCATCACCAGCTTGATGAATTGGGGATCAAGATCGTTTAG